The Elgaria multicarinata webbii isolate HBS135686 ecotype San Diego chromosome 11, rElgMul1.1.pri, whole genome shotgun sequence genome segment gaggtggggggcagggagggaggcagggagaatgGGACAGGAAGAGCAAAACTGCTGAAGCCTCAGGAGCCTGGAGAAACGGCATCAGCAGAATTTCTCCCTGCCTCCCAAAATCTCAAACTGAGGCACAGCTTAGTCCCTTCCAGCACATATTTTCCAGAAAGTTACAAAGAtagggtggggccaaagccatatgaaaaagagaatgTGTTGGGAATGTGAAGGTGGCTGTTAGGGCATTCTGTACATGTTCAGATGTTCAAGGGCACTCTTtgaacagggctcctggatctttaacagtcgtattgaaaagggaattacagcaggtgtcatttgtatcatgcatacagcacctggtgacattccctcttcatcacaacagttaaagttgcaggagccctgccctcttttgtatcttgtcatcctagtatagctcctgcagctttaactgccagTGTTTCCATCTGGGATACCATTAAGGGTTTGTCAAGACCCTTCTGGGACCCTTCATAGTTAAACTTAGCTTTTAGAGAAAGAAGTTATCAAGCAAGGTAAAAGACAGCTGAAAGACACCTGGTGGCCTCAGCTCATCCTGTGCCCACCTCGAAGGAGTGTTTCCTGCTCAGCAGTCTACCAATGCTGGCTTTTACCTCCTTGTTCCTCAGAGTGTAAATGAGGGGATTGCAAAGGGGAATAATGACTGTGTAGAGCAGGGACAGCACTTTGTCCACTTTCACTGAGTCACTGGTTTGTGGGCGCAGATAAACAAGCATCGCTGAGCCATAGAAGAGGCTGACCACGGTGAGGTGTGATGAGCAAGTGGAAAAAGCCTTCTGACGGCCCGTGCCTGATGGCAGCCTCAATATGGTTCTGGTGATGCGTGCGTAGGAGGCCAAGATGAGCACGAAGGGGGCTATAACAAAGAGGATGCTCTCAGTGTAAATAACCAGCTCGTTGGCATATAAGTCAGCACAGGCCAGGCTGAGTACCGGTGGGATATCACAAAAGAAGTGGTCGATCTTGTTGGACCCACAAAAAGGCAAGGAGAAGATGAGCCCAATTTGCACTAACTGCATGGGGAGACTGATGGCAAAGGAGCCAGACACCAGCCCCATCTGCACCCTATGGCTCATGATGGTCATGTAGTGGAGAGGCAGGCAGATGGCAAGGTAGCGGTCATAGGCCATGGCTGCCAGCAAGAAGCACTCAGCCCCAcccaggaaaagcaggaagaACACCTGCGAGGTACAGGCTGgtagagaaatggagggatctcctGAGGCCAGATTGGCCATCATCTTAGGAAGGGTGACTGAGGTGTAACACATCTCCAGCCCTGAGAGGCTGCGCAGGAAGAAGTACATTGGGGTGCGCAGGGCAGAATCCCATGTTGTCACCGCCACAATCAAACCATTGCCTAGTAATATCGCCATATATGTGGTTAGGAAGGCAGTGAAGAGGAGAGCGGGATGTTCTTGGTACCCCAACAAGAGGAACTCATTCACTGTACTCTGGTTCTCCCAGTGTCTGGCTTGTCCCAAATTCATCTGTGGAGAAACAGAGATAGATAGCTTAGTCATGGAACTGCAAAAGTTAAGTCAACAAAAGCAAACtggcatttgttggttgcagaAGTATTTGTCCCCCCTAAATAAGCTCTGGTGCAGCTGactgccttcagaagtcacataAGTAGTTGAATGGACTCTACGTGTGTACAATTCAAGTGTAACACAATCTCAGGTAAAATGCACCTGTTTCTGGAAGCCTCTAGAATTTGTTGGAGAACATATCTAAACACCAGCATTATGAAGATGAAGGAGCTATCAAAACAAGTCTGGGATAAAGGTTATATCCCATTTAGGGTTGGATTGTAAAAAATATATCCCAGActatggacatttatttattacatttctattccgcccaatagccggagctctctggggagttcacaaaaattaaaaccattcaaagtataaaacaacagtataaaaccataatatacaatacaatataaaagctcaaccagataaaaacagcagcaatgcaaaattacaaatttaaaacacggaGTTAAAATTTCTTGGAGCACATTCCTTGGAGCACTGttaaatccattattacaaaATAGAAAGAATATGGCACAACGGTGATTCTGCCTAGAGAATGCCGTCCACCAAAACTCAATGACCACATAAGGagtcagaggccatagctagaccaggcctatatcccgggatcgtcccaggatcatccctgtgcatccaaatgccacacaggggatacctggagcaggcagggaccacccctccatttgcctgggataatccttaggtctatgCTAAGGCCAGAGAAGCAGCTAAGAGCCCAATGGTAACTCTGAAAGACTTGGAGAGATCCACAGCTGAGATGGGAGAAACTGTTCATGGGACAACTATCGTCCAGATGCTCCACAAAGCTGGTCTGAAGGGAAGAGTAGCAAGAAGAAAGCCATTACtgaaaacacacactccaaaactctatatcaaatcctgtttggattTTGCCAAATGGAGCGTGGGAGACACAGCAAACATTTGAAAAAAAGGTTCTCTGGTCTGATAAGATCAAAACTGAACTTTTTAGCTGACAGTGCTCCTTGCCCTGAGACCACCATCCCCGTGGTGaagcatggtggtggcagcatcatGTTGTGGGCATGCTTTTCATCGGCAGGGACTGGGAAACTGGTCAGGATTGAAGGCGAGATAGATGGAGCCAAACACAGGGCAATTCTAGAAGAAAACCCGTTTCAGTCTGCAAGGGAGCTGGGACTGAAATGAAAGTTCACCTTCCAGCTGGAcagtaagggctttgctagacctaccgggtgttccgtcgttgaggagcggtgaaagcggcttttcccattcagccgtgacgcctcatcatccacacctgccttcgatttgtggtggaagtttgcgccggttgtgctgctgccgccgtgagcacggttgcgcagccacaccggcctgattgccgcggctttttttcccgctcggcgcacggtttgtgcaagtccgaaagaccgcaaacttgcgcagccgtcaacGATGCCgcccccggcggcggcggcagtgccagctgaagtgctgctggtgctgttgagggtcaacattgatgcggtcacttcctgatgggggtcgtggcgggtgtaatatgacccgaggtcaatcgtctgcatgggcactctgtgcctacatctcccatcatgcctctgaggtgtcagcgccgatgaccgcctctgtgccctctgccccatcccaaggagccaacccacatctggccgtagccatggcagcagcccacaaacagctctgccctctgccagcctggtacgcccaccgcgaggagtcaccaactccccatgaaggcggactgtgggatgcccggctttccgaaaactgacccacgcagaggttgtagtagaaaaaacaggcgcacatgccccagcagcgcaccagccacttttccggtcctccggtcctgcgcaaattgtcactgtggaaataataaaaaaagccgctccgccgcgctgccccagctggcgggctgggcgcaaatggcggaggcggcttgaccgaagccgctggccactccccttagcacgccttttcctgaccagtgcagaccgcagtgacctcacatcctc includes the following:
- the LOC134405492 gene encoding olfactory receptor 10A4-like, with the translated sequence MNLGQARHWENQSTVNEFLLLGYQEHPALLFTAFLTTYMAILLGNGLIVAVTTWDSALRTPMYFFLRSLSGLEMCYTSVTLPKMMANLASGDPSISLPACTSQVFFLLFLGGAECFLLAAMAYDRYLAICLPLHYMTIMSHRVQMGLVSGSFAISLPMQLVQIGLIFSLPFCGSNKIDHFFCDIPPVLSLACADLYANELVIYTESILFVIAPFVLILASYARITRTILRLPSGTGRQKAFSTCSSHLTVVSLFYGSAMLVYLRPQTSDSVKVDKVLSLLYTVIIPLCNPLIYTLRNKEVKASIGRLLSRKHSFEVGTG